The DNA segment GTAAAGATAAAGAGATAAGAAAAAAATTTGATGAAATATATCCATTAACAAGAAACAAAGATGCTCCTTACTACATTTCAATGACTGAAGCTCTAAGTGTTATAGGATGTTCTAAAGCAATGTTTTATAAATTAAAAAAAGAAAAAGGTTTATGATATGAGATATCGAAATAAACTTTTTAATAACCGCGAAAGAATAGAAATTATTGATCTTTTAACAAATGAGAGCAAATTTTTTCAAAAAGTGCCATTTTCTTCAGAGGAATTTTCAAAAATAAAAAAACTTGGGTCTCCTACTTTACAAATTGGATTTGCTCTTCAGTTAATATATTTAAAAAATAATGGAATTTCAATAAATTCATATTTTGATAGAGTTTCTGAAAAACTAATATCTTACATTAGCAATTTATTAAAATGTGATTCAAATTCAATTGATAAGTATTGGTGTACTAAAAACACTAAAGAAAGACATCTAATTGAAATCCTTAATTTTTCAGGATATTCTAAATTTTCATATACAAAAGAGATGGCAGAAGAACTCTTTAAAATTGCTTTAAACTTTGGAAGTTTTACCACTCAATTCAAGGAATTTTTGATCTTTTTAAAATCTAAAAGAATTTTAACTCCTAATCTCTCTGCTATTGAGCAGTTTTTATGGATATCAAATAAAGAAGCCAATGAAAAAATTTATGAAAGTATCTTTAGACAAATATCGAATAAAGAAAGGTTTTATAGTATTTTAAATGTTGAAAAATCTGGAACTTCAACTTATTCAAGGATTAAAACTTTAAGTGTTAATTCAAATTCCAATGGAATTAGAGAACTTTTAAAAGTAGTAAAAGAAATTGATACCTTTAATGATCCTATTGATGTTAGTTTTTTAAGTGATAGTAAACTATCATATTTTTTACTTGAGATACAAAGATCTGACAAATCTAGAATTGAAAAGTTTTCAAGCAATAAAAAAAAGTATGCATATCTTGCTCTATTTTTATACTTCAAGCGAAAAGAATTTATTGATATGATTATTGAAGTAACCTCAACTTATGCTGGAACTGTTTTAAAAAGAAGTCGTAAAAAATCTAAACTTTATTCACTGCAACTTCAAGAAAAGTTAAAGTCAAACTCATTGAAGTTAAAAGAGATTGTTAATGATATTCTAAATATTAAAAACATTGAAGAGCTAGAAAAATATCAAAAAAAACTGCTTCCATTAAATGATGAATTAAATTTAGAAAAATCTGAATTAGAAGAGATTGATTTTCTTTTAAAATCACACCAGAGTTTTAATTATACTAATGAATTACTTGGATCTATTAAATTTGATAGTCATACAAAACCTAAATTCATTAAGAATTTAAAAGAGTTTCCAGAATTAAAATACAAAAAGAAAATACAAATTGATACATCAATTTTTAATCTACAGTGGCAAAAGAACATTAAGAAAATGGATTTTAACAAAAAAGTTGTAGAACTAGCATTTATTTATACTATAAGAGACTATATTCGTTCTGGAGATATTTTCGTAAGAGAGAGTAAGAAATATAACAGTTTTGATTCCTACTTAGTTTCAGAAAATAAAGAAATTACATCTAAAGAGGCAAAAGAATTTTTAGAAAAATTAAAGACTATGTTAATTATTCCCAAGAAATTAAATTTTGATAGAAATATTATAGCTGATGAAAAGAGTAATTTTAGTGAAAAAATTTATAGCTATTTCCCTAAAATAAGTATGCCTGAGATTCTTTTTGAAGTTAATTCTTGGACAGGAGTTTTAGATGATATCAGGGAAAAAGATGGTGGCCAAAAAATTATTGTAGCAACACTAATGGCTAATGGTCATAATATTGGATTTTCTAAAATGTCTATTTCTAGTGGGATAGATGAAGCAGTTTTAAGAAGGACAAATGAGTATTATTTTAATAATGAAGCTTTATTTAAAGCTCAAAAAACCTTAGTAAATTATCATTATTCTTTAGATATTGTAAAGAATTGGGGAGCAGGAGAAAAATCATCTTCAGATGGAATGAGAGTTCCTATAAGTTCAAAAACAATATATGCAGATTACAATACTCACTATGAAAATAGAGGTGGAGGAATGTATCGCCATATAAGTGATCAATATACACCATTTTATGTGCAGATGTTAGAGGGGCGAGATAGTAACCATGTTTTAGATGGACTCTTATACCACAATTCAGCCCTAGAAATATATGAACATTCAACAGATACAGCAGGATATACAGAACAAATGTTTGCATTAACATATCTTTTAGGGTTTAACTTTAAACCAAGAATAAAAAATTTGGATAGTCAGCAATTATATGGTTTTGAAAATATAGAAAATGAAGGAAAAAAATTTAAAAAGATAAATGAAAATTTAATATTAGAAAATTTTAAAGAGGTAGGAAGGTTGATAGAATCAATACATTGTGGGAAAGTAAAGGCTTCATTGATATTAAATAAGATAAATTCATATAGTAGAAATAATGGAGTAGCCAAAGGT comes from the Fusobacterium sp. genome and includes:
- a CDS encoding Tn3 family transposase, with translation MRYRNKLFNNRERIEIIDLLTNESKFFQKVPFSSEEFSKIKKLGSPTLQIGFALQLIYLKNNGISINSYFDRVSEKLISYISNLLKCDSNSIDKYWCTKNTKERHLIEILNFSGYSKFSYTKEMAEELFKIALNFGSFTTQFKEFLIFLKSKRILTPNLSAIEQFLWISNKEANEKIYESIFRQISNKERFYSILNVEKSGTSTYSRIKTLSVNSNSNGIRELLKVVKEIDTFNDPIDVSFLSDSKLSYFLLEIQRSDKSRIEKFSSNKKKYAYLALFLYFKRKEFIDMIIEVTSTYAGTVLKRSRKKSKLYSLQLQEKLKSNSLKLKEIVNDILNIKNIEELEKYQKKLLPLNDELNLEKSELEEIDFLLKSHQSFNYTNELLGSIKFDSHTKPKFIKNLKEFPELKYKKKIQIDTSIFNLQWQKNIKKMDFNKKVVELAFIYTIRDYIRSGDIFVRESKKYNSFDSYLVSENKEITSKEAKEFLEKLKTMLIIPKKLNFDRNIIADEKSNFSEKIYSYFPKISMPEILFEVNSWTGVLDDIREKDGGQKIIVATLMANGHNIGFSKMSISSGIDEAVLRRTNEYYFNNEALFKAQKTLVNYHYSLDIVKNWGAGEKSSSDGMRVPISSKTIYADYNTHYENRGGGMYRHISDQYTPFYVQMLEGRDSNHVLDGLLYHNSALEIYEHSTDTAGYTEQMFALTYLLGFNFKPRIKNLDSQQLYGFENIENEGKKFKKINENLILENFKEVGRLIESIHCGKVKASLILNKINSYSRNNGVAKGLKEIGRILKTKYILEYYSSELLRKEVQKMLNKGEAINSVGRLMFFGKNGRLNENTIDKQLEKASCLNILLSSLIIWNSRYLEKIYRLVCEEKWFDEEEFKRVSPLGTEHVNFLGKYVFEESVIETKDGLREIKIKA